The sequence GGTCCTCATCCAGTCTGAAGAACATAGCACCAGCAGCCCTAGACCTATGAGGTCATATTCTGCATCTTACCCTAGCACCTTGGGGACCTGGGGAGGCAGGACcaccctgggcctggcaggcGGGTGCATGAGTCTTGGCTCTGTAGTATTCACCACCCCACACCTGAGGGCACCTGCCCTCTGCAGCATGGTGGGTCATTCTCATGAGGTCTATAAAGATGTCCATTATTAAGTGACCATGGTGGCCAGGCCACAGAGTTCACATTGACCTTGCCTGAGATTGCATTCTCCTTTCCACACTGAAGGGGAAAACAGGTTCAGAGGGGTGGGCTGAACCTATCCTGATGAGTGCTGCCTGTTTGCTCCCACCCTCCCTACAACCAGCACTCCCCCATGCCCCTCAAGACCAGGGAGGAGCCCACCTAGCCCCTCCTGCAACCACGCAGACCCCAGTGAGAGCCCCGAGGCTGCTACTCTGCACAGGATGGAGGGCAGGGGTAAAGGCCATTGGGTGGTGGCAGTTGGCTGTGCCCCTCACCAGAGACTGACCCCCTGATCAGGCCAGCTTCAGGGCATGTGTCCTTTCCTGAGCTGTAACTGACCATAGTCCAAGGGGCCCACTGTAGGGAGTCCTCAGCAGCCAGACAGAAATGCCCCTGGATTGGGGTAAGAAGAGCCTTTACAGGCAGGCAGTGAAGAAACACAGCTGCTGGGCATCTGCTATGTGCATGCCTCAGGGGTGGGAGTAGAGGGCAGGCATAGCCCTGGGACCTGGGTCAAGTGGCTGGGCCCTTGGGATCCCGAGTTGGAGGGATACccccttggaggcagaggtgggcatcAGAGGGTGGCCCCAGGTGGTCCTGGAGTCTGGCCTCGTGAAGGCCACGTCTATGCGTGCTGCAGGCAGACATACAGTCAACAGTGGTCGCTACCTCCGGAAACCCAGTTCTGCTCATGAGACTAGGTCTAACAAGCTGGGACAGGCAGAGGGATATGAAGGAGTCATGGGCAGACATACTGTCCACACTGGCTGCCAGGGTGGCCAAGTGAATAGAGTGAGCTGGGGCACTCACTACCGTGCCAACCCCACGCACGGATGAGGACCCCGGGTCGAAGACCCACGTCCTCAATCCCACGCAATAGCTCAGGCCCTCTGAGAGGGTTCGCTGTCTGCCCAGCCAGGCCTGAGCTGTTCAGAGGGCCTACCTGTTCACAGGCAGCTGGGGGAAGGGACAGAAGTGAGGGGGGGCAGCGGATTGTTTGCTGGCGGGAATAATCTCCATCTCATGGCTTAATCTTCCATCCCTCCTTTCAGTCTTTGGCTAAAAACCTATGTTTCTGGCCCTCGGAGAGGTCGGCCCGTTCAAGAGGCACCCACCCCTGAGAGCCAGGTCTGCAGACACGAGGGCTTCGTGACGTTAGCCCTGAGGGCAGGGAGCTGCAAGCCCTCGCGCGGGCTCCCCGGCCGTGGAGGACGCAAGGACAAACACGAAAGGCCCCCGACCTACTGACCCCCTCCTCCCGGACACTGCGCGTAGCCTGTAGGCTACCTCCGTGCTCCACCCCGAGCGGGTAGCGCTGCTCCAGCCGCCGCAACCCCGGGCCCTCGTGCCGGCGGTCTCCCCTCTTTCGCGGGCGCGATTACTGCATAGCAGGCGTGAAGGGCGCGGAGGTTGTGGGGGAACCCAGCGTGGTATGACAGGAAGGGTCCCCCTGGGAAAAAGGCCCCGCCAGAGGCTTGGGACCCAGGACTCGCGAGCGTGGCGTTCCCAGGtcgggaggtgggggaggggccgCGTGTGGGCAGGCGCACGCGCGCGGCAACCCGGACCTGTGGAGTGGCGGTGACCACTGGGCCCCACTCCGCCAACCCAGGTCCGCAGCACGCGCGTGCCTGTGAGGCGGCTGTCGCCGCGGAGAGGAGCCAGAGGGAACTGAACTGGCTACTCCCGCGACAGGTGGGATTTAAGGTCAGCAGCTGAACAAAGAAGCGAGCGCGGGCCGGACTTTTTTACTTATTAGACATGGCGGCGTTGGCCTCACGGAAATCTCTGCGCTTCTGCAGGCGCCCACAAGACAGGGCAAGTACGGGGTAGCCAACATCCGCCAGACCCGCTTCTAGGGCCGCTTTTGCAACTGCGCATGCGCTTGGGCTGCACCCGTTCCCTCTAGTCCAAAAGGTTCCTCTACATCCTTCCTCCGGATTGGTCCTTAGGGACATGATGGCCTTTTACGCAAGCGTCGCCCCTGCTGACCCGGAAGTTTTCTTCCCAGTTAAAAGCGTTGGCCCGCTGCGCGCGGCCTCTTCCTGTCTGTGCCAGGGCGGCGCGTGGTCTTCCGTGAGCGGCAGAGACGCTCAGGCTGTGTTCTGAGGTGAGACCGCCGCGGGGCCGGGGATCCTAGGGACGGTTCATGGTCTTTCCAGGATAGTACGCCGTGACGTAGGCCTTTCTCATTAGGTCTTActtctgtctctggaaaaaaaaatgtagaagaaacGGGCGCGGTACCAGTTACTCTTGACTTCTTCCTGGTGCTTCGCTGCTTCTAGGTTTTCCCCATAGCGGGGCTTGGGGATCTTGGTTTGGACTATGCAGTTGTACTCTGAGAGGAAATTTCTATTTCTTAGGCACACAGTGCACTCTTCTGCTCTGTGTAACTTTCCCTCCTTAATAGCAGCCCCTAGAACCTTCATACTGTCGGTCAAGAATCGAAACCTTTGGGTTGATTGTGCCACACAGTACCTACCGTGGTCCTTGATGTCATATAGCGGTCCCACCTCACGGCCAAGGAAACAGTCCGAGGCAGAATGTTAACTTGGGTCAAAGACCATGTGAATGGCGAGGTTGTGGTTTGATTTACAGCCGATGCAATGTAAGGACATTTGGCATCTGCTGAGCCGTTATACCTTGGTCCCAATGCAGCAGCTGTTGACTGGTGGGCTGCCAAgtcttgagcccaggggttctaGGTGAAAGACAAATGCTTCTTGCTGAGAGCTGAGTAATTTTTCTAGTGCTTGAAAACACGTTCACAGCCTCTCTTGGTCCTTTGCGACTCCCCAGTTCATCAGCTCTGGGGTAGCCTCAGAGTTGGGGATGGCTGCGCCTGTGCTCCATGCTAGCTGGGCTCTGACGTTTTTTTCTTGTCATCACCCTGTCCCAGGATGACCGAGTGGGAGACAGCGGCACCAGCTGTGGCAGAGACCCCAGACATCAAGCTCTTTGGGAAGTGGAGCACCGATGATGTGCAGATCAATGACATTTCCCTACAGGTGAGGGGAACTTGTGATTGGCCTTCCCGGCTGGGGGCGGAGATTATTCCAGGAAGGAACACATCAAACTTGTTGATGTGCCACTAAGTCAAGAATAGAGGTCATAACAGGTAAAGAAGGGATTCCTTGACCACCACATCTACCATATCCGCTCTTACATCCTGTTCAGAGATGACTACAACTTTTGTCAGGAGAGGACTCCTTCACCAGAAGGAGCATCACATCTCAcatatggtatttttgttactgtttttgtagtaaaatacataatatccagtgtcattcttctgcatgtgaatatccggTTATCCAATACCATCtcttaaagagattttttttcccccccaattGAATGGCCTTGGCCacttgtcaaaaatcagctggCTGTAGATGTATGGGTTTCATTATGGACTCTCAGttgtattccattggtctatatgtctgtccttCTCAcatatggtatttttgttactgtttttgtagtaaaatacataatatccagtgtcattcttctgcatgtgaatatccggTTATCCAATACCATCtcttaaagagattttttttccccccccattTTGCAATTGGGAAGTGTGAGTTGTCCTACTTTGTTCCTACTCCATACGGTTTTACACATAccctttttctcccctccccaccaaggCATCATTAAGAATTTTGTGGGCCTTAGGAACTTTCACTTTTGTGAGCCCTTCCTCCATtaaaagaaagtatttgaaattaaattttgtgACTACATTGGTATAAAGATGAATATAATTTGGGTTGTACTTTATtcactttcctcctctttttctttttttaatcattaaagtTTTATCTTCGAGATAGGATtgctctcttgtcacccaggctggactgcagtggtatgatcacagttcactgcagcctcgatacacctgggctcaggggatcctcctgtcttagactccaactagctgggaccacaggtgcatgccaccaaatCTGCTACcttttgttttagaaagaatgaaaacTTTTTTGTTGTCTGTAAAGATGTCAGGGGACTTAGACACCTTACCTAATGGATAATTCAGCCTTGTTTTTCACTCTGAATATCTTGTAGATCTTTCCTTCATGGGTTATTTCAGGGggtccacaaacatttatttatttatttatttatttatttatttatttatttttttgagacggagtcttgctctgtgccccaggctggagtgcagtggcgccatctcggctcactgcaagctccgcccccccgggttcacgccattctcctgcctcagcctcccgagtagctgggactacaggcgcccgccacctcgcccggctaattttcttgtatttttagtagagacagggtttcaccgtgttagccaggatggtctcgatctcctgaccttatgatccgcccgtctcggcctcccaaagtgcagggattacaggcttgagccaccgcgcccggcccctatttatttatttattgagacagaagttcgttcttgtcgcccagtctggagtgcagtggcacaatctcggcccactgcagcctccggctcccaggttcaagtgattctcctgcctcagcctcccgagcagctgtgattacaggtgcctgtcaccatgtccagctttttgtttttttgagacagtttcactcttgttgcccaggctggagtgcagtggtgcagtcttggctcactgcaacctctgcctcctgggttcatgcgattctcctgccttggtggggaggggagaaaaagggTATGTGTAAAACTGTATGGAGTAGGAACAAAGTAAGACAGCTCACACTTCCCGGTTGCAAAACTTAATACAAAATTCTgctgtcccgagtagctgggattacaggcacatgccaccatgcccagctaatttttgtatttttagtagagatggggtttcatcatactggtcaggctgatctcttaactcctgacctcaggtgatccgcccgcctcagcctcccaaagtgctgggattacaggcatgaaccactgcgcccggcctaatttttgtatttttattagagaggggtttctgttagccaggctggtcttgaactcctgacctcaggtgatcgacccgcctcagcctcccaaagtgctgggattataggcatgagccgccacgcctggccttatttatttatttgtgagataagagtctcactctgtctcccaggctggagtgcagtggtgcgatctctgctcacagcaacctctgcctcccagaggtcaagtgactttcctgcctcagcctcccaacatactggggttataggcatgagccaccgcgcccagcccacaaacattttcattataGGCCCAGATAGTAAGTGTTTTAGACTTCGTGGGCCACATTGGGtctctgttacttttttttttttttttttttgagatggagtcttgctctctcacccaggctggagtgcagtggcatgatctcggctcactgcaacctctgcctcctaggttcaggtgattttcctgcctcagcctccctagtagctggaactacaggtgcatgccaccacgcccagctaatttttgtatttttagtagagacaaggtttcaccatgttggccaggctggcctcaaactccttgaTCTACTAAACATTTGTTAGGTGCCTGTTCCACTAGGGAAATAAACATCAACAGGAGTTCACTGTATTTTAAACACCTGTGCAAGGCTCCACTGTTGGGCCAAACCCTTGCTGGGGAATTTGGTGTGTGCAATTTTTTGCTGTATAATGAAAGCCCTGCCTGAATGCCCTTCACCAGactgtgagtttttttttcttgcagccAGACTATGAAATAGTACTGAGAGTTTCAGTGTCTTGTGTTCTTTTCCCATCATTCcttgtatttttagaaacaggTAGTTTGTATATATTCTAAGAGGCAAGTGATAGAATGGCCTTGGGTACATTTTGTAATGGAGCTATCAACAGCAGTCTTCTTGGAATACACATAGCTCCTCTCTTCCCCTGTACATACACAGGGttaattttttggcatttttctagatttttatggGGGGATGGCTATGTAAGTATAAGAAGGCTtgttaaatgattgttttaaaactgtggttctgggccaggtgcagtaatcccagcacttcgggaggccaaggtgggcagatcatctgaggtcaggagtttgagatcagcctggtcaacatggtgaaaccctgtctctactaaaaatataaaaattagccgtgcatggtggtgcacacctgttgtcccagctacttggaaggctgatgcaggtgaatcgcttgaacctgggaggtggaggttggggtgagctgaaatcatgccattgcactccattctggccaacaagaatgaaactccatctcaaaaaaaactgggccgggcatggtgacgcatgtctgtaatcccagcaatttgggaggctgaggcaggagaattgcttgaacccaggaggcggaggttgcagtgagctgagatggcgacattgcactccaacctgggtgatagagtgagactctgtctcaaaaaaaaaaaaaaaaccccaaaaaacagaaaagttgtcagccaggtacggtggctcatgcctgtaatcccatcagtttgggaggctgaggcaggcagatcaccaggggtcaggagttcaagaccagcctggccaatgtgtcgaaaccccatctctactaaaaatacaaaaattagcctggcatggtggcatgcacctatagtcccagctacttgggaaggtgaggcaggagaatcgcttgaacctgggaggcggaggtttcagtaagccaatattgcaccactacactccagcctgggagacagactccatctcaaaaaacaaacgaaaaacaaaaaaactgtagcTCTTATGGTCCCCTGTCTTAGGGGACACTTAGCAATGTCTGGATACATTTTTAGGTGTGAAAACTGACCGGTAGggtgccaggcaccgtggctcatgcctgtaatttcaacactttgggagcccaaggcgggcaggtcgcttgaggtcaagagttcaagaacagcctgctCGAAATGGTGAAACGccttctctattaaaagtacaaaaaatttagctgggcttggtggcatgtgcctgtaatcccagctactcaggagactgaggcaggagaatcacttgaacccaggaggcagaagttgcagtgagccaagatcgcgccactgcactccagcctgggcaacagcaagactcagtcgagggggaaaaaaaagaaagaacaggccaggagcagtggctcacgcctgtaatcccaacactttgggaggccgagacgggtggatcgcgagttcaggagttcaagaccagcctggccaacgtagtgaaaccctgtctctactaaaaatacaaaaaaaaaaaactaactgggcatggtggcaggcgcctgtaatcctagctactctggaggttgaggcaggagaattgcttgaatctcgGAGTCAGAGGTGGCAGcaagctgagatggcgccactgcacaccagcccgggcaatagtgtgagactccgtctcaaaaaaaaaaaaaaaaaaggcggggggttGCCAGTGGCATACCAGATGGCTGTTAAACATCCTAtagtgtgggccgggcgcggtggctcaagcctgtaatcccagcactttgggaggccgagacgggcggatcacgaggccaggagatcgagagacgatcccggctaacacggtgaaaccccgtctctactaaaaaatacaaaaaaactagccgggcgaggtggcgggcgcctgtagtcccagctactcgggaggctgaggcaggagaacggcgtaaacccgggaggcggagcttgcagtgagctgagatccggccactgcactccagcctgggtgacagagcaagactccgtctcaaaaaaaaaaaaaaaaaaaaaaaaacatcctaTAGTGTGTAGGATAGCCCCCCAAACAATTATCTGGTCCAAAATCTAGTCTCCTTAGATTCCCACTCTTTGATTATAAAGGAAGTGTACTTTTTAGCGACTTGGTAAAGTCACCTGTTCAGGGTTTTTTTCCTCATGGTGGATGGGGCTTATATCCAAGTCCCCTAGGGAGGAGGCATACCAGGGTCCCAGACGGCTGTTGGACTACCCCCAAATGGGTACTCGATTTCTCCTCTGGTGTCTGGCCAACACCCATGCTGCTCCTGACcattttcccttcatttcctgCTCCCTGCTGCCCCAGGATTACATAGCAGTGAAGGAGAAGTATGCCAAGTACCTGCCTCACAGTGCAGGGCGGTATGCCGCCAAACGCTTCCGCAAAGCTCAGTGTCCCATTGTGGAGCGCCTCACAAACTCCATGATGATGCACGGCCGCAACAACGGCAAGAAGCTGATGACTGTGCGCATCGTCAAGCATGCCTTCGAGATCATACACCTGCTCACAGGCGAGGTAGGGCTCTGTGGCCTGGTGAGGGCAGGCTGTGCCCTCAGTACATCCCAAAGCCCCACAGTGTGTATGCCAGGCGTATCCCCTGTGTGGTGTGGTCACTCTTGTTTTAGGGGTGAGGAAGGGGGAGGAATGCATGGGGCTGGATGTCAGGCTCATAGCCCCCTTCTCTCTAGAACCCTCTGCAGGTCCTGGTGAACGCCATCATCAACAGTGGTCCCCGGGAGGACTCCACCCGCATTGGACGTGCCGGGACTGTGAGACGACAGGCTGTGGACGTGTCCCCACTGCGCCGTGTGAATCAGGTGAGCCTGGGGCTTACGCACGTGGCAGGGTGGACACAGCCATGGGAGTGGGTGGGGTCTTGCCTGGGGCAGGAAGGCTTGTCTCTGCCTACGTGTTTTACCTGCAGCATCActtcctctaggaagccttcctGGATTCCCACCCTGCATAGGGGCAGATCCAGGCGCTGGGTCCTCTTCTGGACCACATTTCGCAGAGGtctttcctttgggtgtatatttttacactgtgtgtgtatgtgtactttttttttttttttcttggatagtTTGAGAATCAGTTGCAGATATTCTGATTGTGTTTCCCCTGAACACAGCAGGTGTCTTAACAAAGATGACCTACTCGCATCGTCACCCCCAGGAACGAATTTAACAGTAGTAGAATAGTCAAATCAGTCATTGTTGCATTTAGCATCTGTGCCCAGAATGCCCTTTATAGTGGCTCATTGTCAGTCGGGTCCAAGTTAAAAGCAAATatattgcctctttttttttttttttttttttaagaaataattgagATCGAGTCTGTGTTGCTCAGggtgttcttgaactcctggtctcaaattatcctgtcccctcagcctcccaaagtggtaggattacaggcatgagccaccacacctggccgcatTTTTTGTTGTCGTTGGGTTTCTTGTTGTTTGTAGAGGTGGGCTTTcaccacgttgctcaggctggtctcaaactccctgccaaagtgatcttcctgcctcagcatcccaaagtgttacaggcgcaagccaccgcgcctggccatctaGCAGTTTGCTGTTGAGAcgggtctcaatctcctgtcgTTGGGGATGCAACttcagcctgtgtgtgtgtgtctggacaCTTGCTCTTGTGACCCTCTGTCTGATTGCAAATCTGGCATGATGTCACCTCCCCTTACCTCTTGTCTCAGTGGACCTATGGGTGACATGGCTGACAGCATCTCTTGGGGGTGGGCCCACGGTGCTGGGAGGACCGCAGTCTGTCCTTTAGCCTGACCCCTGCTCGCTCTCTAGGCCATCTGGCTGCTGTGCACAGGCGCTCGTGAGGCTGCCTTCAGGAACATTAAGACCATTGCTGAGTGCCTGGCAGATGAGCTCATCAATGCTGCCAAGGTGGGTGAGGGCACTCTGGTTGGGGGGTCTTAAGTTCAGCGTTTGTGGGGGTCCTTCAGAATTCAGAGCTGACTGTCTGTCTCCTTGCAGGGCTCCTCCAACTCCTATGCCATTAAGAAGAAGGACGAGCTGGAGCGTGTGGCCAAGTCCAACCGCTGATTTTCCCGGCTGCTGTCCAATAAAACTGTCTGCCCTTTGGGGCAGCCCCACCCACCTCTGCCGTTGTCTGTCTTCGTTGGGGGTGGTGTGGGTGGCATAGTCCTGGTGGCCTTGGGAGCTGCTCACCTTCCTGACCTGTTTGCCTGTGGGGACCTGGAAGCATTGCTGACTCAGAACCGTGGCACCCCAGGGCTAGCAGGTGGGGCATCGGAAGCAGGCCAGGCTTCCTGGAGTGTCCCAGCAGGTACTGGAAATGAGATGGGGTTGTCCATAACTTCTGAGGGCGTGGCGTGTGAGATGTTGCTGTGgtctgggtgggtgggtggcttGGGTGCCTGTGAGGTCTGGGTAGTCACAAGACCATCCTGAGAGGCTTGTCACCTTGAAGTAGCCCTGGGGAGAGCAGGAAAGTTCAGCTGTTGGGGCCACTTGATTTTGGATCTCTAGCTTTGCCCCCCTCTTGGAGTGTGGGCTGGTTTCACCCTGGCTAGGTTGCACTCCTGGTTACCTCCCCGGCCACACTGGTTGTGGCTGCAGCCCAGGCCTGTACGCCCGGTTTCCGTGGGTTGTACGGGTTCCTTTCCGCCAGTGTCCATGCAGCGTCATCAGGCTGCTGGGGACAGGTTGGGACCCACCCAGGGCCACAGGCTGGTGACTCTGGTAGAGGACTCATCAGGTTctgaagggtggggtggggtgggcccaAGCCCACCCTTCCAC comes from Macaca fascicularis isolate 582-1 chromosome 19, T2T-MFA8v1.1 and encodes:
- the RPS5 gene encoding small ribosomal subunit protein uS7, with the protein product MTEWETAAPAVAETPDIKLFGKWSTDDVQINDISLQDYIAVKEKYAKYLPHSAGRYAAKRFRKAQCPIVERLTNSMMMHGRNNGKKLMTVRIVKHAFEIIHLLTGENPLQVLVNAIINSGPREDSTRIGRAGTVRRQAVDVSPLRRVNQAIWLLCTGAREAAFRNIKTIAECLADELINAAKGSSNSYAIKKKDELERVAKSNR